The genomic interval AGCGGTTCTCGATCTTCGGCGTCAGGCCATGTTCGAGCTCGGCGGTCGCGATCCAATCGAGATACATGGGGACATCCGGAAGCCGGATCGGATGGCTGTGCCCGGTGATGCAGAAGCGAACGAACTGCAGCAGCTCGTCGTATCTGGCAACTCGTGTCCCTTCCCTTTCGCTGACCTCATGCGTTTCCATGCGACGGATCGAGAGCGAGTTCGCCATATACTGCTCGATCTCACGGACAGCGTTCTTGAACATGAACAGGACAGTGTCGGCATAGGATTTCTTCCGGCTTTCCTCGTCCGAATAGATGTATTTGCTGAGCGCTGTCCTCTTGGACTCGAGCGGCCGGTAGGTGAGGATCAGCGCGTGCTTGCTCTCGAAATGCCCCTGCTCGCGTTCAAAATGCGCGCGCCGCTCGGCGTCGATCGCACGTGTGACTGGATCGGGGAAATGGCATCGATCCTCGGAGGGATAATCGATTGTCGGAAAACGGATGGCCTCGACCTGAATCATCCAGCCGCTCCCAAGCCGCGACAGGATCGCATTGATCTGCCGCGACAGCTCGTTGCGTTCGAGGGCGGTCGCACTTTCGGAGTCCGGGCCGGCGAAGTACCAGCCTGCCATGAGGCTTCCGTCCTTCAAGAGCAGTACCCCATTGCCGACAAGACCGGCGTAAGGGACGAGATCGGCGAAGGACGGGCCTGTGGCTCGAAAGCGTCGCAAAGCTACCACGACCGCCTCCTCAATACCGCCAAGGCGAACTGGTCGCCTTGTAGTACGGCTTATAGGAAATGTGCCTGATATAGACCTGCCGCATCAGCGGGTCGGACTTCGCCATCATCCGAAGCAACCCGATGATGACGATCCAGACGGCGATACCGAAGAGCGCCGAATAGATCGTCAGGACGACGAAGATCAGGATGACGGCGGCAAGCCCGGTGAGCAGCACCAGCTCCCGATCCGCACCCATCAGAAGGTTTGGGCGGGACAAAGCGCGATGAATGCGATTGCGCTGCAGGGCGGACAAGGACTCAGACATAAGCCCCCTCCCCTTCTCCGTTGGGCACGATTGAGTGTGTCTGCTCGTCCGTCAGGCCGATCGACGCGCCGGTCGCCCCGAACAGGGCGACGATTTGGGTCGCACCGAGCAGGATGCCGGTGACGAGGACGACATAGACGAGCCGTCGCGCAAAATCGTTGAGTTCTCCGCCGAAGATAAGCATGCCCCCGGCAATCGCCATCGCCGCAAGCGCAATGGCGCCCGCCACGGGACCGGTGATCGATTCCTGAATTTGTTGCAGCGGCCCTTCCCAGGGCAGACCTCCGCCTCCTGAGCTGGCGAGTGCGGGAGCAAACGACGCGAGCACAATGGGAGCAGCAAGGAGTGCGATAACGGTGACTGTGGCTTTACGCGACACGACTTGCCTCCTGCTCCTCGGTTAGTTGGTCGGACTCGACGTCGTATTGGCCGCCCGCGAATCGCTCGACCTGGATGACGTCGCGAACGCGTCGTCCGCGCGGCGTTCGTTCGATGGATACGATGAGGTCGACCGCTTCGCCGATGACCTCTTGCATCGGCTGCTGGCTTGCCTCTGCAGTCAGTTGCTCGAGGCGTCGGAGCGCCGACATGGCGGTGTTCGAGTGAATGGTCGCGACACCTCCAGGATGGCCGGTATTCCACGCCTTGAGCAATGTCAGCGCAGCGCCGTCACGAACCTCG from Sinorhizobium terangae carries:
- a CDS encoding conjugal transfer protein TrbD, producing MSESLSALQRNRIHRALSRPNLLMGADRELVLLTGLAAVILIFVVLTIYSALFGIAVWIVIIGLLRMMAKSDPLMRQVYIRHISYKPYYKATSSPWRY
- a CDS encoding TrbC/VirB2 family protein, with translation MSRKATVTVIALLAAPIVLASFAPALASSGGGGLPWEGPLQQIQESITGPVAGAIALAAMAIAGGMLIFGGELNDFARRLVYVVLVTGILLGATQIVALFGATGASIGLTDEQTHSIVPNGEGEGAYV